A stretch of Microtus pennsylvanicus isolate mMicPen1 chromosome 5, mMicPen1.hap1, whole genome shotgun sequence DNA encodes these proteins:
- the Cox8a gene encoding cytochrome c oxidase subunit 8A, mitochondrial produces MSVLTPLLLRGLTGSARRLMVPRAQVHSKPPREQIGVVDVTVGLTSCFVCCLLPAGWVLSHLESYKKRE; encoded by the exons ATGTCTGTCCTGACGCCACTGCTGCTGAGAGGCCTGACCGGCTCGGCCCGGCGGCTCATGGTGCCGCGCGCTCAGGTCCACTCGAAGCCGCCGCGGGAGCAAATCGGGGTCGTG GATGTCACCGTTGGGCTCACTTCCTGCTTCGTCTGTTGCCTCCTGCCTGCGGGCTGGGTCCTGTCGCATCTGGAGAGCTACAAGAAGCGGGAGTGA